Within Candidatus Poribacteria bacterium, the genomic segment GGCGCGTCTTCTTCCCGGCGTTCGACAATCGCTAACGCCTTTTCTGGATCCATTCCGGGTAGCAGTGCCAGAATCTCCGGTGGTGCTGTATTTATATTTATAAGCCCGCTGCGGGTCTCTCCATCTTTTAGTGTTATTTTATCAACAATACCGATAAAATCTTGCGGTGTTAACATTTTGACATCTTTAATGGCATCAATGTTCTGAAAAAGTCCTTGCGTGTCGCGATGATTGACAATCCGTTCAGCAATCCCTTGATCAATACCCGGTAGTGATTCAAAGGTTTCAACATCGGCAGTATTAATATTGACCTGTCCATCATTTTCGCCTTGTTGCGGTGTGCCTTGTCCTTGTGGACGGTTGTTTTCCTCTTCTTCATTTGTGTTCTCATTCGTTTCTTCAGTTGTCAGTCGGTCTTGGATGTTGTTAAAAATTTCGTCGGAAACGGCTTGTACGTCTACGAGCGCAGCGAGGCTATCAAACTCGCGTTGCTGAATAAGTGATTCCGCCGCACCTTGTGTGAAAACAGGTTGGTTTTGTTGTCCGTTAATTTGTGTCAGTTCGTCTGCCTCAGCAGTGTTGAGATTAACCAACGGTTCCCCGTCTGGATTTGTGCTTGTGTCGATTGAATAGATGGTCGCTAAATCGACGAGTCCAGGTTGTGTATTCGTTATTGATGGGGTGTTGTAGAAGTTAGAAACGTTCTCGCCTGCCACGGACGGGTTCCTGACCGCTGACTGCTGACCGCTGGCTGCCATCTGACCGTAGAGAAGTTCAGATGTCATACCTTCAACGCGGGCGAGATCACGAACCGTCCGGTAAGGCTGGCCTTCTACGATTTTGTTGGCAAGTTCTTCAGTCAGTGCGTCATCTGGATTTGCTCCCACTTGTGCGAGCAAATTGCTGATAAGCCCCTGATCAGCAGCATTTACATTCACTTTTGACGCTTCGTCCGTGATTGTCACACGATAGTTTAAGAAATTGCCGACTTGTACACCGTCTTCCACCTGTCCTATAATCGGTGCTGCCCAACTTTCGCCGAGTGAATCGAAGGGGGTCTGATCGTCACGCATGCGCGCCACCGTCCATTCAAACCCGGCTTTCGCGGCGTAATGGAACTTCGCTCTATCCAAGAAATTCCGCTGCGTTCGTTGTTCTATGTGGATTGAATAGAGCAACTGCGTCGCCAGAATTGAGAGGATCGTCAGTATCCAAAGGGTTGAGACGAGCGATAATCCACGCTGCGCCTTGCAGAACATACAAGAAACCTGCTTTACAAACTGCTGCATCTGTCCATGTTTCCTAACGCGCACCCCCTGCGATAGCACCTGCAGGTAGGTATACCATTGTTGATTGTGTCATACTGTTTGGTTGTGAGATGGATTGATTCTGGCCCCCAAGTTGGGTCGTATCCATACTTATTGTCTGCTGTGGCTCGCCTTGAACTGTTATGAGTATCTGAACAGCACCTGGTATGCTTTCGGCATCATCCCATGAAGTGTTCCAATTCTCTGTCTCTCCATCAAAATACTTCAGATCGAAGCTGACAAGCCCAGCCACAAGCGTCGCCATATCGACATAGATAGGATAGCCGTTTTCGTCTGTTTGTGGCACCTCACCACTTTGTAACAGGGTACCGATAACGGATTCAGGATCCAGGGTTGTCGTTGCAACCCGAAAGAGGGCGTACTCACCCATTTCTTCATTGCTTGTGTCGCTTGTGATTCCGCCTTGGAAACCTCCTGAACTCAGTACGGATTCACCCGGTGGCAGTTCAGGTCCGACGAAGTAAGCGACACGTTGCACGTCGCTTAACAACGGTATTGGAACTTGGGCGGTGTTCTGTGCCTGAAAACGCTCAAGCTGCGCCAGAAACGGATCCGGGTCTGTTTTTACCAGTGTGACGAAACTGAGCATGTCTCTATCGCCAAACTGACTCGGTCCGTCTTGTGTATAAAGCGCGAGTTCTGGTTCCTCAACCGAGACTTGCATGTTATGCAGATCCGTTACAAGCCGATCCATAGCCACCCGACATCTTTGTGCCGCTAATATCCTTGCCTCCGTTCTATGGTAGGCATCTACGGCTGTCTTGAAAGCGAAATACGCTGAGCCACCAATAATGACAAGAATACTGACCGCCATAAGCATTTCGATGAGGGTCAACCCACTTTCAGTTGTGATGTGCGTTAGTTTTTTTTTCATTATTCGCTATTGCCCCTGCGGCATTTGTCGGTCTGCCATGAAGGTGCTCATAGACATGGAGCGTTCTCTATTTTTATGTTGCCATCTGACGGTTACCGTAACCTGTCGGATGTTTTCAACCTCTTCAGACTCAATATCTTCGACGACAGAACGCCAAAGATAGCGCGTGTTTTCACCAAATTCGCCCGACTCCTGTCCGACATCCGGGTAGCCCTCCATTTCAATCTCCGCCATCCGAAACTTAAGCAGGTAGAGCGCGGTCGTACTGTTGTCTGACAGTGCTTGGTTACGTGTAGCAGTGGTGAACGCCTGCAAAAGTGCTGGGATCGCAGCTGCCAAAATTGTTAACGTTACAAGTATCTCGACAAGCGTAAAACCGTCTTTTTCTCTTTCTCTTGAATATTTTATTAGAGATTTCATTGTTTCCTGCGGTTTGCTATTCGCGGTTCGCTATTTGCTAATTTTCAGGCGTAAATCCTAACATTTCAATCTCTGCGGGGACAAGTTGTCGGGCGCGAACGCGTCCACTCGCCGCTTCGACGGTAACAGACATTATCTGGTTGCGTGAGTTTCGGAGGTACACAAGTGTCTCCTCGGATGTGGCGTTAGGTGAGAAGTAGATGTACGCTACGCC encodes:
- a CDS encoding helix-hairpin-helix domain-containing protein; translation: MQQFVKQVSCMFCKAQRGLSLVSTLWILTILSILATQLLYSIHIEQRTQRNFLDRAKFHYAAKAGFEWTVARMRDDQTPFDSLGESWAAPIIGQVEDGVQVGNFLNYRVTITDEASKVNVNAADQGLISNLLAQVGANPDDALTEELANKIVEGQPYRTVRDLARVEGMTSELLYGQMAASGQQSAVRNPSVAGENVSNFYNTPSITNTQPGLVDLATIYSIDTSTNPDGEPLVNLNTAEADELTQINGQQNQPVFTQGAAESLIQQREFDSLAALVDVQAVSDEIFNNIQDRLTTEETNENTNEEEENNRPQGQGTPQQGENDGQVNINTADVETFESLPGIDQGIAERIVNHRDTQGLFQNIDAIKDVKMLTPQDFIGIVDKITLKDGETRSGLININTAPPEILALLPGMDPEKALAIVERREEDAPDTSQIQNFTDEEITGNPFTNTAQLSQLEEIDFETFHQVVDWVTFRSHGYRIEANGVDRADKIISTCIGIIDRTGNEIQLQHWFLNY
- a CDS encoding prepilin-type N-terminal cleavage/methylation domain-containing protein gives rise to the protein MKKKLTHITTESGLTLIEMLMAVSILVIIGGSAYFAFKTAVDAYHRTEARILAAQRCRVAMDRLVTDLHNMQVSVEEPELALYTQDGPSQFGDRDMLSFVTLVKTDPDPFLAQLERFQAQNTAQVPIPLLSDVQRVAYFVGPELPPGESVLSSGGFQGGITSDTSNEEMGEYALFRVATTTLDPESVIGTLLQSGEVPQTDENGYPIYVDMATLVAGLVSFDLKYFDGETENWNTSWDDAESIPGAVQILITVQGEPQQTISMDTTQLGGQNQSISQPNSMTQSTMVYLPAGAIAGGAR
- the gspI gene encoding type II secretion system minor pseudopilin GspI, yielding MKSLIKYSREREKDGFTLVEILVTLTILAAAIPALLQAFTTATRNQALSDNSTTALYLLKFRMAEIEMEGYPDVGQESGEFGENTRYLWRSVVEDIESEEVENIRQVTVTVRWQHKNRERSMSMSTFMADRQMPQGQ